A genome region from Mycolicibacterium litorale includes the following:
- a CDS encoding WS/DGAT/MGAT family O-acyltransferase yields the protein MKRLSGWDALLLNSETPNVHQHTLKVAVVDTSEFEGEPGFEVFCETLRSRMHLLEPLRYELVDIPLRLHRPMWRENTDIDFGYHVRRTRVAAPGGRRELDGLIGEIAGTPLDRTRPLWELYYAEGLADGRIAVIGKVHHALADGVASANLMARAMEWPDAGPGDSETGQVAHARPSTLELVGGAARDHVRKLGELPGVVRDSAQGIYRVRRGSRRRGDHPDLARQFNPPPTFLNHKLSPVRSFASATLSLAEAKETSRYLGVTLNDLVLATAAGGLRELLLTYDGHADEPLIASVPAATDVSRDRITGNALSTMLVSLPVHVDDPLEQVRLTGLAAGIAKENHELLGARTVGRWLEYVPPTAMRAVFGWTSRRRAPNQLFNVIVSNVPGPRHRGSIAGAVVSEIYSVGPLAAGSAMNVTVWSYVDQLNISVLTDGDTLADTHEATDAMVRAFGRIRDGYRVRTV from the coding sequence GTGAAACGGCTCAGCGGCTGGGACGCGCTGCTGCTGAACAGCGAAACCCCGAACGTCCACCAGCACACTCTGAAGGTGGCCGTCGTCGACACCTCCGAGTTCGAAGGTGAGCCGGGTTTCGAGGTCTTCTGCGAGACGCTGCGCAGCCGGATGCATCTTCTGGAGCCCCTGCGCTACGAACTCGTCGACATCCCGCTGCGTCTGCACCGCCCGATGTGGCGCGAGAACACCGACATCGATTTCGGCTACCACGTGCGGCGGACCCGGGTGGCCGCTCCCGGCGGACGGCGGGAACTCGACGGCCTCATCGGCGAGATCGCAGGCACCCCACTGGATCGCACCCGCCCGCTGTGGGAGCTGTACTACGCCGAGGGGCTCGCCGACGGCCGGATCGCGGTGATCGGCAAGGTGCATCACGCGCTCGCCGACGGGGTGGCCTCGGCCAACCTGATGGCGCGGGCGATGGAATGGCCGGATGCCGGACCCGGCGACAGCGAGACGGGACAGGTTGCGCACGCCCGGCCGTCGACGCTCGAGCTGGTCGGGGGTGCGGCCCGCGACCACGTGCGCAAGCTGGGGGAGCTGCCCGGCGTCGTCCGGGACAGCGCGCAGGGGATCTACCGGGTGCGGCGCGGGTCGCGCCGGCGCGGCGACCACCCCGACCTGGCCCGCCAGTTCAACCCGCCCCCCACCTTCCTGAACCACAAGTTGTCGCCCGTCCGGAGCTTCGCGAGCGCGACCCTGTCACTGGCCGAGGCCAAGGAGACGAGCAGATACCTCGGCGTGACGCTCAACGATCTCGTGTTGGCGACGGCGGCGGGCGGGCTGCGTGAACTCCTGCTGACCTACGACGGCCACGCCGACGAGCCGCTCATCGCCTCGGTGCCTGCAGCCACCGACGTTTCGCGGGACCGGATCACCGGAAACGCGCTGAGCACCATGCTGGTATCCCTGCCGGTGCACGTCGACGACCCGCTCGAGCAGGTTCGGCTGACGGGTCTGGCCGCCGGGATCGCGAAGGAGAACCACGAACTGCTGGGCGCCCGCACGGTCGGACGCTGGCTGGAGTACGTACCGCCGACCGCGATGCGCGCGGTCTTCGGGTGGACGTCTCGGCGCAGGGCGCCCAATCAGCTGTTCAACGTGATCGTCTCGAACGTCCCGGGACCGCGGCACCGCGGCAGCATCGCAGGGGCGGTGGTGAGCGAGATCTACTCGGTGGGACCCCTTGCCGCGGGCAGCGCGATGAACGTCACGGTGTGGAGCTATGTCGACCAGCTCAACATCTCCGTGCTCACCGACGGCGACACGCTCGCGGACACCCACGAGGCGACCGACGCGATGGTCCGCGCCTTCGGCCGGATCCGCGACGGCTATCGGGTGCGGACGGTGTAG
- a CDS encoding DUF5914 domain-containing protein has protein sequence MSVLADIKAAWAKSNPFQVLPRIDWAEQKPTYQDAQPALINAALARAQSRPSGNWYPFAASDGIRRKPLGATVAGVELVAWRGTGGELHVGPAACPHLGADLSTGTIDCGALICPWHGLRLSGERREFGWKPLPAFDDGVLAWVRLDRAGGEEPTERPIVPARPDGPVLSAVTRLVGVCEPADVIANRLDPWHGAWFHPYSFTRLEVLSAPPAGEVPEAEDRFLVAVTFRIGRLGVPVVAEFVAPEPRTIVMRIIDGEGAGSVVETHATPVGPGPDGRPRTAVIEAVVAHSDRPRFGYGQKVAPLITPLMRHAAERLWRDDLAYAERRYTVRTR, from the coding sequence ATGAGCGTGCTCGCCGACATCAAAGCCGCTTGGGCGAAATCGAATCCGTTCCAGGTGCTTCCGCGCATCGACTGGGCCGAGCAGAAACCCACCTACCAGGATGCGCAGCCGGCGCTGATAAACGCTGCGCTGGCCCGCGCGCAGTCCCGGCCGAGCGGCAACTGGTACCCGTTCGCGGCCAGTGACGGCATCCGGCGCAAACCGCTGGGCGCCACCGTGGCGGGAGTCGAACTGGTGGCGTGGCGGGGCACCGGCGGCGAACTGCACGTGGGTCCGGCCGCCTGCCCGCATCTGGGCGCCGACCTGTCCACCGGGACCATCGACTGCGGGGCGCTGATCTGCCCGTGGCACGGGCTGCGGCTGTCCGGGGAACGGCGTGAGTTCGGCTGGAAACCGTTGCCCGCCTTCGACGACGGGGTGCTGGCCTGGGTGCGGCTGGACCGCGCGGGCGGTGAGGAGCCGACGGAGCGCCCGATCGTCCCGGCGCGCCCGGACGGACCGGTGCTGTCGGCGGTGACCCGACTGGTCGGCGTCTGCGAGCCGGCGGACGTGATCGCCAACCGGCTCGATCCGTGGCACGGCGCATGGTTCCATCCGTACTCGTTCACCCGGCTGGAGGTGCTCAGCGCTCCCCCTGCCGGTGAGGTGCCCGAAGCCGAGGACCGGTTCCTCGTCGCGGTCACGTTCCGCATCGGGCGCCTGGGCGTGCCGGTGGTGGCCGAGTTCGTCGCGCCGGAACCGCGCACGATCGTCATGCGCATCATCGACGGCGAGGGGGCGGGCAGCGTCGTGGAGACCCACGCGACGCCCGTGGGCCCGGGCCCGGACGGCCGGCCGCGCACGGCGGTGATCGAAGCCGTTGTCGCGCACTCGGACCGGCCGCGGTTCGGCTATGGGCAGAAGGTGGCGCCCTTGATCACCCCGCTGATGCGCCATGCGGCGGAACGGCTGTGGCGCGACGATCTCGCCTACGCGGAGCGGCGCTACACCGTCCGCACCCGATAG
- a CDS encoding NAD(P)/FAD-dependent oxidoreductase produces the protein MSDPRRVVHPAPPGQPDAAALGRRPRAVVVGGGIAGLTAATGLAERGVAVDLVEREPYLGGRVGGWTDEVDGVGAAAMNRGFHAFFRQYYNLRSLLRRVDPQLSMLIPVEDYPLIDGQGRRDTFRGLPQTPPFNAVAFALRSPTFRLRDLARLNARAAAPLATVSVPDIYDRLDHVDADVFLRDINFPEAARHLAFEVFSRSFFAQPPDLSAAELATMFHIYFLGSSEGLVFDVADDNFDVALWEPLRRHLEGLGVRFHTGVSVTSVEPGFTVHCDTGSPLQADGVVLATDVSGLRRIVDSSAGLGDEQWRAAVGGLGTAPPFLVHRLWLDRPVAPDRPAFLGTGGLTPLDNVSVLERYERQAADWARRTCGSVVELHSYAVTDTSDELPRRLLARLHAIFPETAEANIVGELRLLRGDCPRFAPGDFAARPTVATPVDGMALAGDGIRIDLPVALMERAATTGWTAANRLLAHFGVAGHAVTTVPTTGRSATLRRLAQRGGQLQS, from the coding sequence ATGAGCGATCCCCGACGCGTCGTTCACCCGGCACCCCCGGGTCAGCCCGACGCCGCCGCCCTTGGCCGTCGCCCGCGTGCGGTGGTGGTCGGCGGTGGGATCGCCGGGCTGACCGCGGCGACCGGTCTGGCCGAGCGCGGCGTCGCGGTCGACCTCGTCGAGCGTGAGCCGTATCTGGGCGGCCGGGTCGGCGGCTGGACCGACGAGGTCGACGGTGTCGGTGCGGCCGCGATGAACCGCGGGTTCCACGCATTCTTCCGCCAGTACTACAACCTGCGCAGCCTGTTGCGTCGCGTCGATCCACAACTGTCGATGCTGATCCCGGTCGAGGACTATCCGCTCATCGACGGTCAGGGCCGGCGCGACACCTTCCGCGGACTGCCGCAGACCCCGCCGTTCAACGCCGTCGCGTTCGCGTTGCGCAGCCCCACCTTCCGGCTGCGGGATCTGGCCCGGCTCAACGCGCGGGCGGCCGCACCGCTGGCGACGGTGTCGGTGCCCGACATCTACGACCGGCTCGACCACGTCGACGCCGATGTGTTCCTGCGGGACATCAACTTCCCCGAGGCCGCGCGGCATCTGGCGTTCGAGGTGTTCTCCCGCAGCTTCTTCGCACAGCCGCCGGACCTGTCCGCGGCGGAGCTGGCGACGATGTTCCACATCTACTTCCTCGGCTCCAGCGAGGGGCTGGTGTTCGACGTCGCCGACGACAACTTCGATGTGGCGCTGTGGGAACCGTTGCGGCGCCACCTCGAAGGTCTCGGCGTCCGGTTCCACACCGGGGTGTCGGTGACGTCGGTGGAGCCGGGGTTCACCGTGCACTGCGATACCGGGTCGCCGCTGCAGGCCGACGGCGTGGTCCTGGCGACCGACGTCTCGGGTCTTCGCCGAATCGTCGACTCTTCAGCCGGTTTGGGTGACGAGCAGTGGCGCGCGGCCGTCGGCGGGCTCGGCACCGCACCGCCGTTCCTCGTGCACCGCCTCTGGCTGGACCGCCCGGTCGCCCCTGACCGGCCGGCATTCCTGGGCACCGGCGGGCTGACGCCACTGGACAACGTCAGCGTGCTCGAACGCTACGAACGCCAGGCCGCCGACTGGGCCCGACGTACCTGCGGTTCGGTCGTCGAACTGCACTCCTACGCGGTGACCGACACATCCGACGAGTTGCCGCGCCGGCTGCTCGCCCGGTTGCACGCGATCTTCCCCGAGACGGCGGAGGCGAACATCGTCGGCGAGTTGCGACTGCTGCGCGGTGACTGCCCGCGGTTCGCGCCGGGCGACTTCGCGGCGCGGCCCACGGTGGCGACACCCGTCGACGGGATGGCGTTGGCCGGTGACGGAATTCGCATCGACCTGCCGGTGGCGCTGATGGAACGGGCCGCCACCACCGGGTGGACGGCCGCCAACCGCCTGCTGGCGCACTTCGGTGTCGCCGGGCACGCCGTCACCACGGTGCCGACCACCGGCCGATCCGCGACGCTGCGGCGACTCGCCCAGCGGGGAGGGCAACTGCAGTCATGA
- a CDS encoding class I SAM-dependent methyltransferase has translation MSDALPHAAVPAAFDAGAPAYDKLVGANPGYHDHLRLSAQRMALPDGGRGMRLLDAGCGTGASTAALLAAAPHAEIVAVDASAGMLAEAEAKPWPGSVRFVHSRIEDVAAAGVSGPFDGIFAAYLLRNLADPDTQLRTFCDMLRPGAPLTVHEYSVRDSAVATAVWNAVCWAIIIPAGRLRTGDASLYTYLRRSVLDFDGASAFRERLQRNGFTDVHSETMPGWQRNVVHTFTARAPR, from the coding sequence ATGAGCGACGCCCTGCCGCACGCCGCGGTGCCCGCCGCGTTCGACGCCGGGGCGCCCGCCTACGACAAGCTGGTCGGCGCGAATCCCGGTTATCACGACCATCTTCGGCTGTCCGCGCAGCGGATGGCGCTGCCCGACGGGGGACGCGGCATGCGCCTGCTCGACGCCGGATGCGGCACCGGTGCGTCCACGGCCGCACTGCTCGCCGCCGCCCCGCACGCCGAGATCGTGGCCGTCGACGCGTCGGCCGGGATGCTCGCGGAGGCGGAGGCCAAACCCTGGCCGGGCTCGGTCCGATTCGTCCACAGCCGCATCGAAGACGTCGCGGCGGCCGGGGTGAGCGGCCCGTTCGACGGGATCTTCGCGGCGTACCTGCTGCGCAACCTCGCCGACCCCGATACCCAACTGCGCACGTTCTGCGACATGCTGCGCCCGGGTGCGCCGCTGACCGTGCACGAGTACTCCGTGCGGGACTCCGCGGTGGCGACCGCGGTGTGGAACGCGGTGTGCTGGGCGATCATCATCCCGGCCGGCCGGCTGCGCACCGGCGACGCCTCGCTGTACACCTATCTGCGGCGCAGCGTGCTCGACTTCGACGGCGCCTCGGCGTTCCGGGAGCGGTTGCAGCGCAACGGGTTCACCGACGTCCACAGCGAGACGATGCCCGGTTGGCAGCGCAACGTCGTGCACACGTTCACCGCGAGGGCCCCCCGATGA
- a CDS encoding lycopene cyclase domain-containing protein produces MIGLGYTLPAILAVIVVVAWEVRWLRTGLFRRPAYWISMVIVIGFQIPVDGWLTKLSAPIVIYNEEHTSGIRFPWDIPVEDFLFGFALVTGVLLLWERQRVRGAKDRREEGAR; encoded by the coding sequence GTGATCGGCCTCGGCTACACGCTGCCCGCGATCCTGGCGGTGATCGTGGTGGTGGCGTGGGAGGTGCGGTGGCTGCGCACCGGGCTCTTCCGGCGGCCGGCCTACTGGATCTCGATGGTGATCGTGATCGGCTTCCAGATCCCTGTCGACGGCTGGTTGACCAAGCTCAGCGCCCCGATCGTCATCTACAACGAGGAGCACACCAGTGGCATCCGGTTCCCCTGGGACATCCCGGTCGAGGACTTCCTGTTCGGGTTCGCGCTCGTGACCGGCGTGCTGCTGCTGTGGGAACGCCAGCGGGTGCGCGGCGCGAAGGACCGGCGCGAAGAGGGGGCGCGATGA
- a CDS encoding lycopene cyclase domain-containing protein has product MDRFQYLLVLGGCLLITLPLEVFGKGVYRQARRTAAAILPVAAVFVVWDLIAIFADVWGYNPDFVTGIGFPQVPFEELMFFVVIPLCGLLTYNAVDTILTYLKRRLRERSAQST; this is encoded by the coding sequence ATGGATCGGTTCCAGTACCTGCTCGTCCTGGGCGGCTGCCTGCTGATCACGCTGCCGCTGGAGGTCTTCGGCAAGGGTGTGTACCGGCAGGCCCGGCGCACCGCGGCGGCGATCCTGCCGGTGGCGGCGGTGTTCGTCGTGTGGGACCTGATCGCGATCTTCGCCGACGTCTGGGGATACAACCCGGACTTCGTCACCGGCATCGGATTCCCCCAGGTGCCGTTCGAGGAGTTGATGTTCTTCGTCGTGATCCCGCTGTGCGGTCTGCTGACCTACAACGCCGTCGACACGATCCTGACCTACCTCAAACGGCGGCTGCGCGAGCGATCGGCGCAGTCGACGTGA
- a CDS encoding phytoene/squalene synthase family protein: MIGSELDAAGVRDPALRNAYRCCRVLNAEHGRTFFLATRLLAPEQRPAVHALYGFARRADDILDDLESTATTGERADRLQRLATQLFDRLVNDGNGETDGDDPALRAVAHTAHRYGIPWELFDDFLASMRMDLTVTDYPDRAAVDQYMYGSAEVIGLQLLPVLGTVVPREEAAPYAAALGKAFQLTNFLRDVDEDLDRGRVYLPADELAAHGVDRELLMWCHTTKRTDTRVRRALAEQHAVTRRIYDYARHGVELLHPRSRACVGAAAVLYSEILDCIEAIDFDIFNQRATVGNGRRLRVAGAGLLRAWRTRLTHPAKV; the protein is encoded by the coding sequence GTGATCGGATCCGAACTCGACGCGGCCGGGGTACGCGACCCGGCGCTGCGCAACGCCTACCGCTGCTGCCGGGTCCTCAACGCCGAACACGGGCGCACGTTCTTCCTGGCCACCCGGCTGCTTGCCCCCGAACAACGGCCGGCGGTGCACGCGCTGTACGGCTTCGCCCGCCGCGCCGACGACATCCTCGACGACCTGGAGTCCACCGCCACGACCGGCGAGCGGGCCGACCGGCTGCAGCGGCTGGCCACGCAGCTGTTCGACCGCCTGGTCAACGACGGCAACGGCGAGACCGACGGCGACGACCCGGCGCTGCGAGCCGTCGCGCACACCGCGCACCGGTACGGCATCCCGTGGGAGCTGTTCGACGACTTCCTGGCCTCGATGCGGATGGACCTGACCGTCACCGACTATCCGGACCGGGCGGCGGTCGACCAGTACATGTACGGCTCGGCGGAGGTCATCGGGCTGCAGCTGCTCCCGGTGCTGGGCACCGTCGTCCCGCGCGAGGAGGCCGCACCGTACGCGGCGGCGCTGGGCAAGGCCTTCCAGCTGACCAATTTCCTGCGCGACGTCGACGAGGACCTCGACCGCGGGCGGGTGTACCTGCCCGCCGACGAGCTGGCCGCCCACGGCGTGGACCGTGAGCTGCTGATGTGGTGTCACACCACCAAGCGCACGGACACCCGGGTGCGTCGGGCACTGGCCGAACAGCACGCGGTGACCCGCCGCATCTACGACTACGCCCGCCACGGAGTCGAGCTGCTGCATCCTCGCTCACGCGCCTGTGTCGGCGCCGCGGCGGTGCTCTATTCGGAGATACTGGACTGCATCGAAGCCATCGATTTCGACATCTTCAACCAGCGCGCCACCGTGGGGAACGGACGCCGGCTCCGGGTGGCGGGCGCCGGGCTGCTCCGGGCCTGGCGCACGCGCCTCACCCACCCCGCGAAGGTGTAG
- the crtI gene encoding phytoene desaturase family protein, translating to MRTVGGRTDRVVVVGAGLSGLSAALQLAGRGRTVTVVERETFPGGRMGRMDVNGYRLDTGPTVLTMPDIIEDAFAAVGDSMTDRLELHRVDPAYRASFSDGSGLHVHTDATAMATEIERFAGSDAADGYLRLRTWLTRLYQAEFNGFIASNFDSPLSLLTPQLARLAAMGGFRRWDRVVRKYIPDERLRRIFTFQALYAGVPPHKALAAYAVIAYMDTVAGVYFPRGGMRAVPDAMAAAAADAGVEFHYGSVVSVLERSADGRVTAVRTNAGERIPADAVVLTTELPTTYRLLGRTPRRLLPLRPAPSAVVAHVGCAAVEPGTAHHTILFGDAWEQTFVDIIDEGRVMSDPSLLVTRPSAGDPSLAPAGRDLLYVLAPAPNNAVGQVDWSTTGTAYVEDMLATVRRRMPGVGDDLELLHVVDPDGWAQQDMAAGTPFALAHTFGQTGPFRPANTVRGADNVVLAGSSTVPGVGVPTALLSGRLAADRITGAVTSSIATTASSRARSGL from the coding sequence ATGCGCACCGTCGGGGGGCGAACAGATCGCGTAGTGGTCGTCGGCGCCGGATTGTCCGGCCTGTCGGCCGCTCTCCAGTTGGCCGGCCGCGGCCGCACCGTCACCGTGGTGGAGCGGGAGACCTTCCCGGGCGGCCGGATGGGCCGGATGGACGTCAACGGCTACCGGCTCGACACCGGTCCGACCGTGCTGACGATGCCCGACATCATCGAGGACGCGTTCGCCGCCGTCGGCGATTCGATGACCGACCGCCTCGAACTCCATCGGGTGGACCCGGCCTACCGGGCGTCGTTCTCCGACGGCAGCGGCCTGCACGTGCACACCGACGCCACGGCGATGGCCACCGAGATCGAACGGTTCGCCGGCTCCGACGCCGCGGACGGTTACCTGCGCCTGCGCACCTGGCTGACCCGGCTCTACCAGGCCGAGTTCAACGGTTTCATCGCCTCCAACTTCGACTCGCCGCTGTCACTGCTGACGCCGCAGCTGGCCCGCCTGGCCGCGATGGGCGGTTTCCGGCGCTGGGATCGCGTGGTGCGCAAGTACATTCCCGACGAGCGGCTACGGCGCATCTTCACCTTCCAGGCGCTCTACGCGGGCGTGCCACCGCACAAGGCGCTGGCGGCCTACGCGGTGATCGCCTACATGGACACCGTGGCCGGGGTGTACTTCCCACGCGGCGGTATGCGGGCGGTGCCCGACGCGATGGCGGCGGCCGCCGCCGATGCGGGCGTCGAATTCCATTACGGCTCAGTTGTTTCGGTGCTCGAGCGCAGTGCCGATGGCCGGGTCACCGCGGTGCGGACCAACGCCGGCGAGCGGATCCCCGCCGACGCCGTCGTCCTCACCACCGAGCTGCCGACCACCTACCGCCTCCTGGGCCGCACGCCCCGTCGCCTGCTGCCGCTGCGCCCGGCGCCGTCGGCGGTGGTGGCCCACGTGGGATGTGCCGCGGTAGAGCCGGGGACCGCGCACCACACCATCCTGTTCGGCGACGCCTGGGAGCAGACGTTCGTCGACATCATCGACGAGGGGCGGGTGATGAGCGATCCGTCGCTGCTGGTGACCCGCCCCAGCGCAGGCGACCCCAGCCTCGCCCCCGCCGGCCGCGACCTGCTCTACGTCCTGGCCCCGGCGCCCAACAACGCCGTGGGACAGGTCGATTGGTCGACGACCGGCACCGCCTACGTCGAGGACATGCTGGCCACGGTGCGCCGCCGGATGCCCGGGGTGGGTGACGACCTCGAACTGCTGCACGTCGTGGACCCCGACGGCTGGGCGCAGCAGGACATGGCGGCGGGTACCCCGTTCGCACTCGCGCACACCTTCGGCCAGACCGGACCGTTCCGCCCCGCCAACACCGTTCGCGGTGCGGACAACGTGGTGCTGGCGGGTTCGTCCACGGTGCCCGGTGTCGGGGTGCCGACCGCACTGCTGTCCGGCCGGTTGGCCGCAGACCGAATCACCGGGGCCGTCACCTCGTCCATCGCCACGACGGCTTCGAGCAGAGCGAGGAGCGGGCTGTGA
- a CDS encoding polyprenyl synthetase family protein, which yields MSGVDDRLLAAALRPAPDARLTEDSFDAWRAEVRRHAIGAVTEFVTDRCASDLRLTGVDITVDVLADFVGDGKCLRSTFAYLGWLAGAGPDDAALRAAASFDLLHIFALLQDDVMDDSPLRRGRPSAHVRFAEWHRRNGLNGSAERFGASAAVLLGDLCLVWAGQMMRESGLGAAALGRAWPRYDAMRTELAVGQFADLVNDAGGRPTLEDVLDVARRKSGNYTVRRPLEIGGALAGCPEPTLRLLGRYGAAVGEAFQLRDDLLGIFGAPTVTGKPTGGDLSEHKATSVVMAAHRLAEPAVRNQLTELMSRRDLSAGDLARWRNLIAATGAVQWIEQLIDRRLSHAMERLHTSPLDDAVRTALVNMAAVCTQRAA from the coding sequence GTGAGCGGTGTCGATGATCGGCTGCTCGCCGCTGCATTGCGGCCGGCCCCGGACGCGCGGTTGACCGAGGATTCCTTCGACGCCTGGCGCGCCGAGGTGCGCCGCCACGCGATCGGCGCGGTGACGGAGTTCGTGACCGACCGCTGCGCGTCGGATCTGCGGCTGACCGGTGTCGACATCACCGTCGACGTGCTCGCCGACTTCGTCGGTGACGGCAAGTGCCTGCGGTCGACGTTCGCCTACCTGGGCTGGCTGGCCGGGGCCGGCCCGGATGACGCCGCTCTGCGCGCCGCTGCCAGTTTCGACCTGCTGCACATCTTCGCGCTGCTGCAGGACGACGTGATGGACGATTCGCCGCTGCGGCGGGGCCGGCCCTCGGCCCACGTGCGGTTCGCCGAATGGCACCGCCGAAACGGCCTCAACGGGTCCGCGGAGCGGTTCGGCGCATCGGCGGCGGTCCTGCTCGGCGACCTCTGCCTGGTGTGGGCGGGACAGATGATGCGGGAGAGCGGTCTGGGCGCCGCCGCGCTCGGCCGCGCCTGGCCCCGCTACGACGCGATGCGCACGGAATTGGCCGTGGGCCAGTTCGCCGATCTGGTCAACGACGCGGGCGGACGGCCGACACTGGAGGACGTGCTCGACGTTGCACGTCGCAAATCGGGGAACTACACGGTGCGCCGCCCCCTGGAGATCGGCGGCGCGCTGGCCGGCTGCCCGGAGCCGACGCTGCGGTTGCTCGGCCGGTACGGCGCAGCCGTGGGCGAGGCCTTCCAGTTGCGCGACGATCTGCTCGGCATCTTCGGCGCACCCACGGTCACCGGCAAGCCCACCGGGGGCGACCTGTCCGAACACAAGGCCACCAGCGTGGTGATGGCCGCGCACCGACTGGCCGAACCCGCGGTGCGCAACCAGCTCACCGAGCTGATGTCGCGGCGCGACCTGAGCGCCGGTGACCTCGCCCGCTGGCGGAACCTGATCGCCGCGACCGGCGCCGTGCAGTGGATCGAGCAGCTCATCGACCGGCGGCTCTCCCATGCGATGGAACGCCTCCACACCAGCCCGCTGGACGACGCCGTGCGGACCGCACTGGTCAACATGGCGGCGGTCTGCACGCAACGGGCTGCATGA
- a CDS encoding DNA-3-methyladenine glycosylase family protein, translating into MPVDLALCRRVVFGGPVSPALTLTPLRRGGGDPCFVIAADGAIWRTSLPPSGPVTARITRAATNAVDVEAWGAGAEEFLDGAPALLGADDDATGFAPQEPTLAAAHRRIPHLRLGRTGRVLEALIPAILEQRVSGIDAFRAWRLLVTKYGTPAPGPAPATMRVPPSAQVWRRIPSWEFHRANVDPGRARTVVLCAQRADSLERLSARPPEQARAAMMSLPGVGIWTAAETAQRAWGDPDALSVGDYHLAKTVGWSLLGHPIDDPAMLDLLEPLRPHRHRAVRVLLASGLAHNPRFGARQAIPKLAEL; encoded by the coding sequence GTGCCCGTTGACCTGGCGTTATGCCGTCGCGTGGTGTTCGGCGGTCCGGTCAGCCCGGCGCTGACTCTGACCCCGCTGCGGCGCGGTGGCGGCGACCCCTGTTTCGTCATCGCCGCCGACGGCGCGATTTGGCGAACCAGCCTGCCGCCCAGCGGTCCGGTGACCGCGCGCATCACCCGTGCCGCGACGAACGCCGTCGACGTCGAGGCGTGGGGTGCCGGCGCCGAGGAGTTCCTCGACGGTGCGCCCGCGTTGCTCGGCGCCGACGACGACGCGACGGGATTCGCGCCGCAGGAGCCGACGCTCGCCGCGGCGCACCGGCGCATCCCGCACCTGCGACTGGGCCGCACCGGCCGGGTGCTCGAAGCGCTGATCCCGGCGATCCTCGAGCAGCGGGTGTCGGGGATCGACGCATTCCGGGCCTGGCGGCTGCTCGTCACCAAGTACGGCACCCCCGCGCCCGGTCCGGCGCCGGCGACGATGCGGGTGCCGCCGAGCGCGCAGGTGTGGCGGCGGATCCCGTCGTGGGAGTTCCACCGCGCCAACGTCGATCCCGGCCGGGCGCGCACGGTGGTGCTGTGCGCGCAGCGCGCCGACTCGCTCGAGCGGCTGTCCGCCCGGCCGCCGGAACAAGCGCGGGCGGCGATGATGTCGCTGCCCGGCGTCGGCATCTGGACGGCCGCGGAGACCGCGCAGCGCGCGTGGGGTGACCCCGACGCACTGTCGGTCGGCGACTACCACCTCGCCAAGACTGTCGGTTGGAGTCTGCTGGGCCACCCGATCGACGACCCCGCGATGCTCGACCTGCTCGAGCCGCTGCGCCCGCACCGCCACCGCGCGGTCCGGGTGCTGCTGGCCAGCGGATTGGCCCACAACCCACGCTTCGGCGCCCGTCAGGCGATCCCGAAACTTGCCGAACTGTGA
- the dps gene encoding DNA starvation/stationary phase protection protein Dps: MAYTVPGMTDKEGAQVAELLQKQLSRYNDLHLTLKHVHWNVVGPNFIGVHEMIDPQVELVRGYADEVAERIATLGGSPKGTPGAIINDRTWDDYSLERDTVAAHLAALDLVYDGIIEDTRKNIEETEEADPVTNDMLVSHSAELEKFQWFVRAHLENAGGDLKHEGKSTEKSAAKATKS, translated from the coding sequence ATGGCATACACCGTTCCCGGCATGACGGACAAAGAGGGCGCGCAGGTCGCGGAGTTGCTGCAGAAGCAGCTCAGCCGGTACAACGACCTGCACCTGACGCTCAAGCACGTCCACTGGAACGTGGTCGGACCGAACTTCATCGGTGTGCACGAGATGATCGACCCGCAAGTCGAGCTCGTCCGCGGTTACGCCGACGAAGTGGCCGAACGCATTGCGACACTGGGTGGTTCGCCGAAGGGCACCCCCGGCGCGATCATCAACGACCGTACCTGGGACGACTACTCGCTGGAGCGCGACACCGTGGCGGCGCACCTTGCGGCGCTCGATCTGGTCTACGACGGCATCATCGAGGACACCCGCAAGAACATCGAGGAGACCGAGGAAGCCGACCCGGTCACCAACGACATGCTCGTCAGCCATTCGGCGGAGCTGGAGAAGTTCCAGTGGTTCGTCCGGGCCCACCTGGAGAACGCCGGTGGCGACCTCAAGCACGAGGGCAAGTCGACCGAGAAGTCCGCGGCCAAGGCGACCAAGAGCTAG